From the genome of Microscilla marina ATCC 23134:
TACCTTCAACTAATGCAAATAAGGTATGGTCTTTTCCCATTCCTACATTTTTGCCAGGATGGTGTTTAGTACCTCTCTGACGTATAATGATGTTTCCAGCCTTTGCAAGTTGGCCACCAAAGATTTTAGTCCCTAGTCGTTTACTTTCCGACTCGCGACCGTTTCTAGAACTACCAGCTCCTTTTTTATGTGCCATAGTTTTATAAAATTTAAAATATTTTTAAGATTTTTTCTTGAAATCTGTATTTGTTGGGAAACCCCAACAAACAGCAAAAACGAGGATAGCTTATGCTGTGATGTCCTCGATTAATACTTTACTCAAGTACTGACGATGTCCGTTGGCTTTCTTATAGCCTTTGCGTCTTTTCTTTTTAAATACGATTACCTTGTCGCCTTTTACGTGCTCCAAAACTTTACCAGATACCTTTGCACCATCTACTACGGGAGCACCAATTTTAACATCTCCGTCATTGTCTACCAACAACACCTTGTCAAAAACTACCGCTGAGTCTTGCTCATCTTGAAGACGGTGAGTATATACGTATTGGCCTTTCTGCACTTTAAACTGCTGACCTGCGATCTCTACAATTGCATACATTTCTCTCTACGATTTATTATAACTGCAAAACAGACCGCAAATTTAGCCTTTAATTTTCGAAATACAAACGTTTTGCACGAATCCATTGTATAAAAGTTGGATAACTGGAAGATATTTTTATCAGGTAAAGACAAAACCAAGTACATAGAAATGGAGGAAATAAAAAATAAAAAAATTCCCTTTTGACAGCCAATCAGTTAGGGCTTCATCCCTTTACCTACCTTGTATTTCTTGTTCATTCTTCTCACTTTTGTGGTATAAAAACACCCCAGCAACGCCTTGCTTTATCAAGGTGTTATTAATCTTTTGTATCATTCCTGAGTTATTTTATAGCTGTTATTTGGGAGTTTCTGTTTTTTGATAAAATGGAGATAACATTTTGCTTTGACAATGGTTTGATGCATAAATCAAGAAATTTTATATCATAAAAAATAAAGAAAATGAGCAATACTGTCAGTGAACCTCTATTAGAAAGCGTTGACAACCGCTTTGTATTATTTCCTATTCAACAAAACGATATATGGCAAATGTATAAACAGGCTGAAGCCTCGTTTTGGACAGCTGAGGAGATAGACCTTGCGCAAGACTTGAAAGATTGGGACGAAAAACTGAATGATGATGAGCGCCACTTTATTACACATGTATTGGCGTTTTTTGCGGCAAGCGATGGTATTGTAAACGAAAACCTGGCAGTAAACTTTCTTGAAGAAGTAAAAAGCCCTGAGGCGCGTTGTTTTTATGGTTTTCAGGTGGCAATAGAGAACATCCACGCCGAAACCTATTCTTTGCTGATTGATACTTATATCAAAGATGCTGACGAAAAGCACCGTTTATTTAATGCGCTCGAAACAGTACCTTGTGTAAAGAAAAAAGCTGAGTGGGCGTTGCGTTGGATCGATAAGGGGAGCTTTGCCGAGCGATTGATTGCCTTTGCTGCAGTAGAGGGTATTTTCTTTTCAGGAAGTTTTTGTTCTATCTTCTGGTTGAAAAAACGTGGCTTGATGCCAGGCTTGAGCTTCTCTAATGAATTGATCTCAAGAGACGAAGGTTTGCATTGCGACTTTGCTTGTTTGTTGTACAATAGCTACATCAAAAACAAGTTGCCAAACGAAACTGTAGTATCAATCATTAAGAATGCTGTAGAGATTGAAAAAGAGTTTGTGACCGATGCATTGCCTGTAAAACTGATTGGAATGAATTCTGATTTAATGAGTGAATACATCGAGTTTGTAGCTGATAGGTTGTTGGTAGAGTTGGGTTGTGAAAAACAATACAATACGGCAAATCCATTCGATTTTATGGAAATGATCTCGCTTGAAGGTAAAACCAACTTTTTTGAGAAGAGAGTAAGTGAGTACTCTAAGGCAGGTGTGGCAAATAAGCCTGCTTCAGGGCAAGGTAACCATAGCTTTAGTATGGACGAGGATTTTTAATTGGCAATAGTTATTGCAAAACAAATAATTTAAAAAACGGGTGTTTTCTGTCACAAGAAAACACCCGTTTTTTGTGGGTGCATGTATGATGATTCTGCCCAATAAACCCAAGCAAAGCATTTTTAGCCGCTAATGGCTGTTTGTTGCGTATCACTTAGTACCCTATCCTCTAAGTAAATGCTCTATTTATTTTGGATGAGATTTGTTCTCTGACGAACTTCAAAAATTGAGCATAGCCATAGCTACGCGATATTTTTGAAGTAAAGTCAGGGTGCGAATATCGCCGAAATAATGTGTCAGGTATTTAGAGGTTGAGGTACTAGCCATTCTAATAGTGTCCAATCATTTTGGGCAAGACGTACATTATCTTCCATCAAAATCCATTGATGTTCTATTTGGTGAGTAGGTAAGGCATTGGTGGGGTCTTGTAGGCTCGTGAGCGCTTCTTGACTAAGCGCAATAATATCTTCTAACCTTCGCTGCAAACTATAGCGTAAGCCCTCGGTCAGGGCATTGAGTTGAGCCTTTGCCTCGTTTTGCAGGGGCGTAGTTTGGCTATTCAATGAATGGTTTTTACCTTGCATTGTTCATGTTGTTTGATATGGATACAAAGCCAGCGGGAGAGGTTCCAATTTCTGCCCGTTGGCTATTTCTTCACTCGAAGAAGTGTTACAAATATAATAAAAAGATAATAAAAAAAACCTCATTTTGGGGTATTTTTGTTGCACTGGTACCCATATTTCCTTAAAATAGGGTCAAGTTTATCAATAGTTTTCTTGCTTATCTTTTGATTGTTACGCAAAATCTTATTGAGATAATTATCAGACAACCCCGCATCATCATTTACTCCTCTTACACTCAAGGCTGGTCTTTCCTCAAAAAACTTTTTCAACTCTTCTATGGTCATATTTTTATATGATTTGGTGGTAGAGGTAAAGTTAAGGAATATTTTTTTGGTAATGAGTAAATAGTCTCTAGTGGATGCAATATAAGATCTGATAACCCCCACCGGTAGTATGTAGGGGTAAAAGAATATGGGTTTAGACAACCAGCCACTCTAATAGTGCCCAGTCGTTTTGGGCAAGACGTACATTATCTTCCATCAAAATCCATTGATGTTCTATTTGGTGAGTAGGTAAGGCATTGGTGGGGTCTTGTAGGCTCGTGAGCGCTTCTTGACTAAGCGCAATAATATCTTCTAACCTTCGCTGCAAACTATAGCGTAAGCCCTCGGTCAGGGCATTGAGTTGAGCCTTTGCCTCGTTTTGCAGGGGCGTAGTTTGGCTATTCAATGAATGGTTTTTACCTTGCATTGTTCATGTTGTTTGATATGGATACAAAGCCAGCGGGAGATGTTCCAATTTCCACCCGTTGGCTATTTCTTCACTCGAAGAAGTGTTACAAATATAATAAAAAGTCCGATTAAATCGCACTATGTATCTTCTTTTTTTTCAGCATATCCATATCTTTTAAGCACTGGAAGCAACTTTTCTACAGTCTTTTGGCTCAAAGGTCGTTTGCCTCCTAAAATCTTACCTAAATAGCTGTCAGTTAATCCTGCTTCATTGTTTACTCCATTAATGCTCAATGATGGATGCTCTTCAAAAAACTTTTTTAACTCTTCTATGGTCATATTTTTATATGGTTTGGTGGTAGAGGTAAAGTTAAGCTAAAGAACGATTATTTACGCATTTAGTAGCAGGTTTTGAAACCAAACAAAACATATTGTTGCCTACTACAAGTTTTTGCAAATAAATAATTGAAGTTATGGAGTTTCTATTATATATTTTGAGAAAATTTAATCATCCAATACATTATTACACTATTAAAAAATATACAAATGAAAAAATTTAAAGTAGACAAAAGCCAGGTATTATCTAAAAATGCACAAAAAGAGATTTTAGGAGGTAGACCTGTATTGAGTAGCTGTCCAACAGGGTGTTTCGACCTGTTTTTTTCTGATGCCTTTGGTAACAGGTGTGCTGTTCCTAGCAATACAGGAGAAATTTGTTTTGGACGTATAAACCGTGAGGGTAACTGCTGCTTATAAATCAGTAAGGGTAGTTATCAACAACATATACAAGGCAGGGAGCAATTCCTGCCTTTTTATTGGGACAGCAAGTTACCTTAAGACCAAATGATTATCCAGGCCATCAAAAATGCAGAAAATGAAAAAGTTTAGAGTAGACAAAAACCAAGTACTATCTAAAGATGCTCAAAAGAAAGTTGCTGGAGGGTGGGGTGAAACCTGTATGCCAAGGCATTGTTCTCAAGATTCTTTTTTGGTAGGTGGTGGTGAACATACAGGAGTATGTGCCATTGCTACATCAGCCCCAGGTGGAGGAATTTGTATAGGAGTGATTGAAGAGAACATGTGTTATATTTACTAACGATAAGTGATTCCTGCTTTTTTTATTTGAATGTATAATTACTCTAGGTCTGGGTTAAAAAA
Proteins encoded in this window:
- the rpmA gene encoding 50S ribosomal protein L27 encodes the protein MAHKKGAGSSRNGRESESKRLGTKIFGGQLAKAGNIIIRQRGTKHHPGKNVGMGKDHTLFALVEGTVHFKKGQRDRSFVVVEPVSAN
- the rplU gene encoding 50S ribosomal protein L21, with the protein product MYAIVEIAGQQFKVQKGQYVYTHRLQDEQDSAVVFDKVLLVDNDGDVKIGAPVVDGAKVSGKVLEHVKGDKVIVFKKKRRKGYKKANGHRQYLSKVLIEDITA
- a CDS encoding ribonucleoside-diphosphate reductase small subunit, with protein sequence MSNTVSEPLLESVDNRFVLFPIQQNDIWQMYKQAEASFWTAEEIDLAQDLKDWDEKLNDDERHFITHVLAFFAASDGIVNENLAVNFLEEVKSPEARCFYGFQVAIENIHAETYSLLIDTYIKDADEKHRLFNALETVPCVKKKAEWALRWIDKGSFAERLIAFAAVEGIFFSGSFCSIFWLKKRGLMPGLSFSNELISRDEGLHCDFACLLYNSYIKNKLPNETVVSIIKNAVEIEKEFVTDALPVKLIGMNSDLMSEYIEFVADRLLVELGCEKQYNTANPFDFMEMISLEGKTNFFEKRVSEYSKAGVANKPASGQGNHSFSMDEDF